Below is a window of Leptospiraceae bacterium DNA.
CTTTTCACGGGAGCGTTGTATTCTTATGACCCTGCCTATACGGAAAGCAATAATGAGCTGCCAAATGAAATTGTCGATTTGAAGATAGTAGAGAAATACGGAAATCAGATAAACTTGAATTTGCAATTCAAGAATGAAAAGGGTGAATTAGTTAGGCTTAAGGATTTTTTTAATTCTAGCGATAGACCTGTTTTTCTAACTATAATTTATTATCGATGTCCGACTCTTTGCAATTTTCACCTAAATGGGATTTCGAGAGTCTTCAAGTCCTTGGATTGGACTGTAGGAAAAGAATTTGAATTTGTTGCAGTGAGTATGGATCCCAATGAAACGCCTGCGCTTGCTTCCAAAAAAAGAGATGCCTATGTTTTGGACTACGTAAAAGAAAATCCAAAGCGTTCTGGAGACGGATGGCATTTCTTGACAGGAGAAGAATCGCAGATCAAAGAGCTTGCCGATTCAGTAGGATTCAGATACAGATGGAATGCACCGATCAAGCAATGGATTCATCCAGCCGTTGCGTATATTATTACGCCTGATGGAAAAGTTTCCCGCTATTTACATGGAATTGAATTTGGGGATAGAGAATTGAAGCTTTCCTTAATCGATGCTGCAAGTGGTAAAATTGGCAGTTTCACAGATAAATTTGCTTTATTTTGTTTTCAATTTGATCCGAATAAGAACAAATACACTTTGTATGCATACAATTTGATGAAACTAGGCGGAGCTATTACCGTAATTATAATGGCGGTTTTCTTATTTATGTTTTGGAGATTACAAATGAAAAATACAACTACTAAGGGAGAATTCTAAATGTATTCTTGGTTGAATATTAATCTGGCTAATACCTTTATGCCGGTCGAGGGAACTGAGTTAGCGGGAAATGTGGATAATCTATATAT
It encodes the following:
- a CDS encoding SCO family protein is translated as MHLKFIKILSTLLVLLFTGALYSYDPAYTESNNELPNEIVDLKIVEKYGNQINLNLQFKNEKGELVRLKDFFNSSDRPVFLTIIYYRCPTLCNFHLNGISRVFKSLDWTVGKEFEFVAVSMDPNETPALASKKRDAYVLDYVKENPKRSGDGWHFLTGEESQIKELADSVGFRYRWNAPIKQWIHPAVAYIITPDGKVSRYLHGIEFGDRELKLSLIDAASGKIGSFTDKFALFCFQFDPNKNKYTLYAYNLMKLGGAITVIIMAVFLFMFWRLQMKNTTTKGEF